One part of the Saccharomyces mikatae IFO 1815 strain IFO1815 genome assembly, chromosome: 1 genome encodes these proteins:
- the SMKI01G0840 gene encoding uncharacterized protein, with protein sequence MNQYLLDNTLWNTPYYFYSEKKCSKFFKGLVGLTRSSALFKSPTNGAENTQPNTPANEVSNEIARFYIYSPDPLLEAYFVEAAEVDQEAQREYRRKQYPNARAL encoded by the coding sequence ATGAATCAGTATTTACTTGACAATACTTTATGGAATACTCCATATTACTTTTATAGTGAGAAAAAGTGctctaaatttttcaaaggacTCGTCGGACTGACAAGGTCGAGTGCATTATTCAAGTCGCCAACGAACGGTGCTGAGAATACGCAGCCAAATACCCCAGCAAATGAGGTTTCGAATGAAATAGCAagattttatatttatagCCCTGACCCACTTTTAGAAGCTTATTTTGTTGAAGCAGCTGAAGTAGACCAAGAAGCTCAGCGTGAGTATCGGAGAAAGCAATACCCGAATGCTAGAGCACTTTAG